A window of Apodemus sylvaticus chromosome 23, mApoSyl1.1, whole genome shotgun sequence genomic DNA:
TGATATTGAGTCCATGCTGGCAAGAGGAGAAACCCAGAATAGGGAGAAGGCTTGGGGTTGATGAATTCTAAAGTACTTCGAGAAGATGAGAAGGTAAGAATTGtgggcaaaatgaaaatgaaaatgaagacagaggagggacCAGCACAGAGTAAAGTGGGTAGGACAAAGCACAAAGGTACCTGGGCCctgcctgcttctttttctctggatTTTCTCCATGGGCCTCATTTCTGGGGGGAGACTCTGTGCTGCCTGCGGCGAGATTGATTTCCTCCTGTAAAGCAGCAACAGAGTCTCCTCATGGCATTTCGTACCCTCTTGGCCCATCCCCTGAAGCCTCGGGGCTGGGCCCTGGCCCTGCTGGGGATGGGCTTATTCTCTGAGGCACTGTGGGAGAGGGGATTGTCTTCTGGGATCGAATTGCTGCTGTTTTCAGTGATTCTGGTTGTTGTGTTAATACAGGGGACACTCATGGCAAATATATGTTGTTGGTCCTCTGTGGGTTTCCACTGGAGTGGCCGCAAGTGAAGAAAACCAGGCCCAGTGGATGTTCTTCCTGCTCTTTGCCTAGCCTTCTGGCCATAGGGAGACTCTTGACCAGTGTAGGATGGTGAGACCAATGGGCCAAGTTTAGGAGCACTTCTGCTTGTCTTCATCCCTAAAGtaaaagcagcagcagcctcaATGGTCGGGAATGGGGCTGCCACTGGACTCACTGTCTGAGTCACTGTTGAGTAGACATGTCTCTGGAGAGCCTGTCCTTTTAGTAAAGTATAGCAAGCCATGGCTTGGTTATATTTCTGTTTACGTAGTGACTCGAGAATGTCTTGAGCTgggaagccaagatattccatggcttgGACAATGGTAGGGTCTGCCCTGGCAGGGATTAGATCCTTACAGGGATTTGGGAACATCTTCCAGTCCCCTTTAAACCAGGGGTGCAGCATCACCTCCATGGGTGTGGGCCTATATGTAGGGTGGATGGTCAGTAATAGACTAAGCAAGTCCTCTAGTTCTTGTGAGACCCCACAGGGGGCAGGATATACTCCTGCCACAACTTGTCTTTGCAGTTCGTGGATGATCACAGAATCAAAAGGCACCTTCCCGACAATCATCAAATACAGGACCACACCTAAGGTCCACGAGTCGCTTTTGGTACCATCGTATCTTTTACCGAGGAAGAATTCTGGGGCACCAAAAGAGT
This region includes:
- the LOC127673741 gene encoding sperm motility kinase Y-like, yielding MSVDEPTGSVSLCGKTSSGSWSSCSSQDTWNYSGGSISSDSIPTHSEEELPPFSFEPHISEEEDFHSQYKVLRTIGQGSNAKVLLAQHRLTGTPVAIKVLEKGKQWFQSAMMEANIMRTLNHPNIISLLQVIETTKSIFLVMEFVEGQQLYQYIKNSGHIEEDEARKIFKQLIAAVSYCHEHGIVHRDLKPDNILIDNNGKIKIIDFGLSTKVKPGQMLSQHCGSYSFGAPEFFLGKRYDGTKSDSWTLGVVLYLMIVGKVPFDSVIIHELQRQVVAGVYPAPCGVSQELEDLLSLLLTIHPTYRPTPMEVMLHPWFKGDWKMFPNPCKDLIPARADPTIVQAMEYLGFPAQDILESLRKQKYNQAMACYTLLKGQALQRHVYSTVTQTVSPVAAPFPTIEAAAAFTLGMKTSRSAPKLGPLVSPSYTGQESPYGQKARQRAGRTSTGPGFLHLRPLQWKPTEDQQHIFAMSVPCINTTTRITENSSNSIPEDNPLSHSASENKPIPSRARAQPRGFRGWAKRVRNAMRRLCCCFTGGNQSRRRQHRVSPQK